A stretch of the Flavobacterium sp. 5 genome encodes the following:
- a CDS encoding DUF5107 domain-containing protein: MENITAEDLHAKQSVNEIGQDEKITAYLIQSTVNEEGVVRVWEEDILLPTYQIGEEEKNPIFLEKRVYQGSSGAVYPYPVVEKLADEKHDKSYHALFLENIYIKIMILPELGGRVHMAYDKVKQRHFVYYNQVIKPALVGLTGPWISGGIEFNWPQHHRPSTFLPTDFSIEENADGSKTIWCNEVERMFRTKGMQGFTLHPDKAYIEIKVKIYNRTAFPQTFLWWANPAVVVNDGYKSVFPPDVNAVFDHGKRDVSKFPIATGEYYKQDYSAGVDISKYKNIPVPTSYMAVQSKYNFVGGYEDNVQAGLLHVANHHVSPGKKQWTWGNGDFGLAWDRNLTDKDGPYIELMTGVFTDNQPDFSWLQAYEEKSWVQYFMPYAEVGYVKNATKDAIINIEVEGNEADLILYTTGLYENLKIELKDKKNNVLFQDEITISPVNPYKKRVSIGDSLSEDLVFTVYTSDGKILVQYQEEKAEIKPVPDPAKAALDPKDIASMEQLYLTGLHLEQYRHATYNPLDYYFEALNRDSRDVRCNNAVGLLMLRRGQFEKAETYFRTAVEVLTERNPNPIDGESLYNLGYCLKLQGKFDDAYNSLFKSTWNAAWQDAAFYALAQIDSIKGEWTEALERVESSLIRNWHNHKARQLKASILRKLNRNQEALSWIEDSIKIDRFNMGCRFEKYLITKDQAILDEMNTIMRQWSHGYIEYALDFAGAGLYLEAEQLLQESIQSNDEVYPMVYYALGYFASRNGDTDKAIEWYKKAAVQSPEKCFPNRIEEVNILQDAIKLNAEDAKAPYYLGNFWYAFRQYEDAVKCWELSFDIDEKFPTLLRNLALAYFNKTDNKAKAQEMLEKAFALDITDSRIFMELDQLYKKIGKSPEFRLNVLNQYPDLVEERDDLCIERITLYNQTGKYAIAKELISKRKFHPWEGGEGKITGQYTLCRVELAKSAISENRFTDALQLLKETEFYPHDLGEGKLKNAEENEVFYYKGLAYKGLGDLVNANANFIQATLGSPEPVQAFFYNDQQPDKIFYQGLAWRELGDEDKARSRFNKLLAHGEKYLFEKSRIDYFAVSLPDLAIWDDDLNVRNQVHCYYVMALGHSGLGNENESEKYYQKVKQLDSNKQTFRK; this comes from the coding sequence TAATGAAGAGGGTGTCGTACGTGTTTGGGAAGAAGATATTTTATTACCAACGTACCAAATTGGTGAAGAAGAAAAGAATCCAATATTTCTTGAAAAACGTGTGTATCAAGGAAGTTCAGGAGCTGTTTATCCTTATCCTGTTGTTGAAAAATTGGCTGATGAAAAACACGATAAATCGTATCACGCCCTATTTTTAGAAAACATATACATCAAAATAATGATTCTTCCGGAATTAGGCGGACGCGTTCACATGGCGTATGACAAAGTAAAACAGCGTCATTTTGTGTATTACAATCAGGTAATTAAACCTGCTTTGGTAGGACTTACCGGTCCTTGGATTTCTGGCGGAATAGAGTTCAACTGGCCACAGCATCACCGTCCGAGTACTTTTTTGCCAACAGATTTCAGCATCGAAGAAAATGCAGACGGAAGCAAAACAATTTGGTGTAATGAAGTAGAAAGAATGTTTAGAACTAAAGGAATGCAGGGATTTACACTGCATCCTGATAAAGCCTATATCGAAATTAAAGTAAAAATATACAATCGTACCGCCTTTCCACAAACGTTTCTTTGGTGGGCAAATCCTGCGGTGGTTGTAAACGATGGATATAAATCGGTATTTCCTCCAGATGTAAATGCAGTTTTTGATCATGGAAAAAGAGATGTCTCTAAATTTCCGATTGCGACTGGCGAATATTACAAACAAGACTATTCTGCTGGCGTGGATATTTCGAAATATAAAAATATTCCGGTTCCAACATCATATATGGCGGTGCAGTCTAAATATAATTTTGTGGGAGGTTATGAGGATAATGTTCAGGCAGGATTACTGCATGTGGCCAATCATCATGTGTCTCCTGGAAAAAAGCAATGGACTTGGGGTAATGGAGATTTCGGTCTGGCTTGGGACAGAAATCTAACCGACAAAGACGGTCCGTATATCGAATTAATGACTGGAGTATTTACAGACAATCAGCCTGATTTTTCTTGGCTTCAGGCTTATGAAGAAAAATCATGGGTGCAGTATTTTATGCCTTACGCCGAAGTTGGATATGTTAAAAATGCAACCAAAGATGCGATCATAAATATTGAAGTTGAAGGAAACGAAGCTGATTTAATCTTGTACACAACAGGCCTTTATGAGAATTTAAAAATTGAATTAAAAGACAAAAAAAATAACGTTTTATTTCAGGATGAAATTACAATATCTCCTGTGAATCCGTATAAAAAAAGAGTTTCGATTGGGGATTCTTTATCAGAGGATTTAGTTTTTACGGTTTATACTTCTGACGGAAAAATTTTGGTTCAATACCAAGAAGAAAAGGCCGAAATAAAACCTGTTCCCGATCCTGCAAAAGCGGCGCTGGATCCAAAAGATATTGCTTCGATGGAGCAATTGTATTTAACAGGATTGCATTTAGAGCAATACCGACATGCAACATACAATCCACTGGATTACTATTTTGAAGCTTTAAACAGAGATTCAAGAGATGTAAGATGTAATAATGCTGTTGGTTTGTTAATGTTAAGAAGAGGTCAGTTTGAAAAAGCCGAAACGTATTTCAGAACCGCTGTTGAGGTTTTAACAGAGCGAAATCCAAACCCGATTGATGGTGAATCACTATACAATCTTGGTTATTGCTTAAAATTGCAGGGGAAATTTGACGATGCTTATAATTCTCTTTTCAAATCAACATGGAATGCAGCGTGGCAGGATGCAGCGTTTTATGCTTTGGCGCAAATAGACAGCATAAAAGGGGAATGGACAGAAGCTTTAGAACGCGTAGAATCGTCACTTATCCGTAATTGGCACAATCACAAAGCACGTCAATTGAAAGCTTCTATTTTAAGAAAATTAAATAGAAATCAAGAAGCTTTATCGTGGATTGAGGATTCGATCAAAATTGACCGCTTTAATATGGGATGCCGTTTTGAGAAATATTTGATAACCAAAGACCAAGCCATTCTTGATGAAATGAATACAATAATGCGTCAATGGTCACATGGATATATAGAGTATGCATTGGACTTTGCGGGAGCTGGATTGTATCTGGAAGCGGAACAATTATTGCAGGAGTCTATACAAAGTAATGATGAGGTTTATCCAATGGTGTATTACGCTCTGGGTTATTTTGCTTCTAGAAATGGTGATACTGATAAAGCAATAGAATGGTATAAAAAAGCTGCTGTACAGTCTCCAGAAAAATGTTTCCCAAATCGAATTGAAGAAGTAAATATTTTGCAGGATGCCATTAAATTAAATGCTGAAGATGCAAAAGCACCTTATTATTTGGGGAATTTCTGGTATGCATTCCGTCAATATGAAGATGCTGTAAAATGCTGGGAATTGTCGTTTGACATAGATGAAAAATTCCCTACCTTGTTAAGAAACCTTGCGCTTGCTTATTTCAATAAAACGGATAATAAGGCCAAAGCTCAGGAAATGTTAGAAAAAGCATTTGCATTGGACATAACAGATTCAAGGATTTTTATGGAGCTGGATCAGCTTTATAAAAAAATAGGTAAATCGCCGGAATTTAGATTAAATGTTTTAAATCAATATCCAGATTTAGTCGAAGAGCGTGATGATTTGTGTATTGAAAGAATTACACTTTATAATCAGACAGGAAAGTATGCTATTGCAAAAGAGCTGATTTCTAAACGGAAATTTCACCCTTGGGAAGGCGGAGAAGGAAAAATAACGGGACAATATACTTTGTGCAGAGTCGAATTGGCAAAAAGTGCAATTTCAGAAAACCGTTTTACTGATGCTTTACAATTGCTGAAAGAAACTGAATTTTATCCGCATGATTTAGGTGAAGGAAAATTGAAAAATGCTGAGGAAAATGAGGTTTTTTATTATAAAGGATTGGCTTATAAAGGTCTTGGAGATTTGGTAAATGCAAATGCCAATTTTATTCAGGCAACGCTTGGATCACCTGAACCTGTTCAGGCATTTTTCTATAACGATCAGCAACCAGATAAGATTTTCTATCAGGGATTGGCATGGCGCGAATTAGGTGATGAAGACAAAGCACGAAGCCGTTTTAACAAACTGCTGGCACATGGTGAAAAGTATTTATTCGAAAAGTCCAGAATTGATTATTTTGCGGTATCACTTCCAGATTTGGCGATTTGGGACGATGATTTAAATGTTCGTAATCAAGTACATTGCTATTATGTGATGGCTTTGGGACATAGCGGATTAGGAAACGAAAATGAATCTGAGAAATATTACCAAAAAGTAAAACAGTTAGATAGTAATAAACAGACCTTTCGTAAATAG
- a CDS encoding sugar-binding domain-containing protein has protein sequence MKIKPIITAVLLFLFLTSWDSDDKKVMNIAGDWTVQLDSADIGQKNGWQNMSFKQLIKLPGTTDDAGLGVANTLKPSLEKLQMSHLTRKHSYLGAAWYTREITVPDNWKGKEFILKLERVIWKTNVWIDGKEVQGEQNSLIAPHYFDLSQYLTAGKTHRITIRVDNRKLFDISVDNMAHAYTNETQIIWNGIIGKMEIEAFDAIHITNLQVKPDINASSTKVKVTLNNSTKNAKGILSITAVNKKTKISVAALQKEIQIKTGESFVEVDYNMGKDVKLWSEFSPELYELTTELKAGKNISNTSVDFGMRNFSRKGSVLTINRQPVFLRGTLECDIFPLTGHAPMDKEGWRKVFGMAKNWGLNHLRFHSWCPPEAAFEVADEMGFYLQVELPVWVLKIGEDQKTTDFLYAEAQRMINEYGNHPSFCMWSMGNELQGDMTVLTKLMNSLRVQDDRHLYTTTSFTFEKGHGDWPESDDDFFITQWTKKGWVRGQGVFNSESPTFNKDYAASVEGMTVPLVTHEIGQYAVYPKIDEIAKYTGVLEPINFMSVKEDLERKGLINKAADYTKASGKLAVLLYKEEIERALKTAGISGFQLLDLHDFPGQGTALVGLLDAFWDSKGLITAEDFRQFSAPVVPLIRFNKATYLNNESFTASLDVSNYSDAVLKDQEIEWSITDSNTIVASGSLKTTISIGYNHKLLELNESLQKITEATKLTINVYLKGTAYHNQWNIWVYPEKQTIDYGQVVYTKNLDEAYKLLNAGKKVLLNPDWKKIKGIEGKFVPVFWSPIHFPKQAGTMGVLCDPSNKALADFPTDMNTDWQWWDLNVNSTTMITDEIEGGNPIVEMVDNFANNRRLASLFEGSVQSGKLVIASFDLATDLDKRPVAKQMLISILKYMNSSSFNPEAIKNPEILKSILADQKEKRKEGAKSIY, from the coding sequence ATGAAAATCAAACCTATCATAACAGCTGTTTTGTTATTTCTTTTTCTCACTTCATGGGATTCTGACGACAAGAAGGTAATGAATATAGCCGGCGACTGGACTGTTCAGTTGGACAGCGCCGATATTGGACAGAAAAACGGCTGGCAGAACATGAGTTTTAAACAACTGATAAAATTGCCGGGAACTACTGATGATGCAGGCCTTGGAGTGGCTAATACTTTAAAACCAAGTTTGGAGAAACTTCAAATGAGTCATTTAACCCGAAAGCACAGTTATCTTGGCGCTGCGTGGTACACCCGCGAGATCACAGTTCCGGATAATTGGAAAGGGAAAGAGTTTATACTAAAGCTGGAACGTGTAATCTGGAAAACAAATGTCTGGATTGACGGCAAAGAAGTACAAGGAGAACAAAACAGCCTGATTGCACCGCATTATTTTGATCTTAGTCAATATCTAACAGCCGGAAAAACGCACCGCATAACAATTCGTGTTGATAATCGTAAACTTTTTGATATCAGTGTTGATAATATGGCGCATGCTTATACCAATGAAACACAGATCATCTGGAATGGAATTATTGGTAAAATGGAAATTGAAGCATTTGATGCTATCCATATTACTAATCTTCAGGTGAAGCCTGATATTAATGCTAGTAGTACAAAAGTGAAGGTGACGCTTAACAACAGCACAAAAAATGCAAAAGGAATTTTAAGCATTACGGCAGTAAATAAAAAGACTAAAATTTCGGTAGCAGCACTTCAAAAGGAAATCCAGATAAAAACGGGAGAATCTTTTGTTGAAGTAGACTATAATATGGGCAAAGACGTAAAACTTTGGAGTGAGTTTTCACCTGAATTATATGAATTAACTACCGAATTAAAAGCGGGAAAAAACATATCCAATACTTCTGTAGATTTTGGTATGCGAAACTTTTCCAGAAAAGGTTCTGTTTTGACTATTAATAGACAGCCAGTATTTTTAAGAGGAACATTAGAATGTGATATTTTTCCGCTTACCGGGCATGCTCCGATGGACAAAGAAGGATGGAGAAAAGTTTTTGGAATGGCTAAAAACTGGGGATTAAATCACTTGCGTTTTCATTCCTGGTGTCCGCCTGAAGCAGCATTTGAAGTGGCAGATGAAATGGGATTTTATTTGCAGGTCGAATTGCCAGTCTGGGTACTAAAAATTGGAGAAGATCAAAAAACAACAGACTTTTTATATGCCGAAGCTCAGCGCATGATTAATGAATATGGAAATCATCCATCCTTCTGTATGTGGTCGATGGGGAATGAGTTACAGGGAGATATGACAGTTTTGACAAAGTTGATGAACAGTTTAAGAGTTCAGGATGATAGGCATCTTTATACAACAACTTCTTTTACTTTCGAGAAAGGACATGGAGACTGGCCAGAATCTGATGATGATTTTTTTATTACACAATGGACTAAAAAAGGATGGGTTCGCGGACAAGGCGTTTTTAACAGTGAATCTCCAACGTTCAATAAAGATTATGCAGCTTCTGTTGAAGGGATGACAGTGCCTTTGGTTACCCATGAAATTGGTCAGTATGCTGTTTATCCTAAAATTGATGAAATTGCTAAGTACACTGGCGTTTTGGAACCAATCAATTTCATGTCGGTTAAGGAAGACCTGGAACGTAAAGGCTTAATCAATAAAGCAGCTGATTATACAAAAGCTTCGGGAAAATTGGCTGTACTATTATATAAAGAAGAAATCGAAAGAGCATTAAAAACGGCAGGAATAAGCGGTTTTCAGTTACTTGATCTGCATGATTTTCCTGGACAAGGAACGGCTTTAGTAGGCTTGTTAGATGCTTTTTGGGATAGTAAAGGATTGATTACAGCAGAAGATTTTAGACAGTTTTCAGCTCCTGTTGTGCCTTTAATACGGTTTAATAAAGCAACTTATTTAAACAATGAATCCTTTACGGCTTCTTTGGATGTAAGTAATTATTCTGATGCAGTTTTAAAAGATCAGGAAATAGAATGGAGTATTACTGATTCTAATACCATAGTGGCTTCAGGAAGTTTAAAAACGACAATTAGCATTGGTTATAATCATAAATTATTGGAGTTAAATGAAAGTCTTCAGAAAATTACAGAGGCTACCAAATTGACTATAAATGTATATCTGAAAGGAACTGCATATCATAATCAATGGAATATTTGGGTATATCCGGAAAAACAAACTATTGATTATGGGCAAGTGGTTTATACCAAAAATCTGGATGAAGCATATAAATTGCTTAACGCTGGAAAAAAAGTATTATTAAATCCAGATTGGAAAAAGATAAAAGGCATTGAAGGAAAATTTGTTCCTGTATTTTGGAGTCCGATTCATTTTCCTAAACAGGCGGGTACAATGGGTGTACTTTGTGATCCATCAAACAAAGCACTTGCCGATTTTCCGACAGATATGAATACAGACTGGCAATGGTGGGATTTGAATGTGAATTCAACGACGATGATTACAGATGAAATCGAAGGAGGAAATCCGATTGTAGAAATGGTAGACAATTTTGCAAATAACCGAAGACTGGCATCTCTTTTTGAAGGAAGTGTACAATCGGGGAAACTGGTAATTGCTTCTTTTGATTTAGCAACAGATTTAGATAAACGCCCAGTTGCAAAACAAATGCTGATTTCGATTTTAAAATACATGAACAGTTCTTCGTTTAATCCCGAAGCGATAAAAAATCCTGAAATTTTAAAATCTATATTGGCTGATCAAAAAGAAAAAAGGAAGGAAGGCGCAAAAAGTATCTATTAA